The Longimicrobium sp. DNA window CAACGCCGGTGATGATCTTCTGGTAGATCTTCTCGTCGATGGGCGTGGGCACCCACCAGGGGAGCTCCTGGCGGATGCGGTCGCGCAGCGCGTCGCGGTTCTCGTCCACCAGCCGGTCGACCAGCTTGAGCGCGGCGTCGAGCAGCTCCTGGTGGCGGTCGCCGTGCGTCATCAGGCTCAGCACGCGGCCGACCACGGGCGCCACCTGCGTGGCCCGCGCGCGGCGGATCACGCTGGTCTCGATCAGCTCCTGCACCTCCTCGTCCTTCAGCACCTGCACCACGCCGGTGACCGCCGCGGCGGCGTGCTTCCCCACCAGCTCGGCGTGCTCGGGGTGGCTCAGCCAGTCGGCCGCCTTGTGCGCGATCTGCGCGTTCTTCAGGCGGACGGAGATGACCGCGGGGGAGAGGAAGTTGTTCTGGACGAAGTTGCCCAGGCTGCGGCCGATCCGCTCCTTGCGGTTGGGGATGATGGCGGTGTGGGGGATCTTGATCCCCATCGGATAGCGGAAGAGCGCCGTCACCGCGAACCAGTCGGCCAGCCCGCCCACCATCGACGCCTCGGCGGTGGCGCGCACGTAGCCGATCCACGGCCAGCGCGTCTCCAGGATGCGGGTGAGGATGAAGACGACCGTGGCGCCCACGAGCAGCCCCGTGGCGCGGAACTTCATCTTCGCCAGCTGCTCGCGCTTCAGCTCCTCGTCCTTGATGGGCTGCAGCGCGAAGGCGTCCGCCGCCGCCTGCGCGGGGGCCGCCGCCGGTCGGGACAGGCGCGGATCAGGCGGAGATTCCACCCTTGCGTTCAACGTTCGCTCCCTGCGGGTCGGATGGCGGGGGAGCACGCAACTGCCGGAACGCTCCCCGCCGGATCAGCGGTGGAGGATGCATGCCACCGCCGCGGCTGACAATACCGTCTCCGGGGAACGAAAGATTCGGACGCGGAGGAGATCTGCAAAGAATTTCACACAGAGAACACAGAGAAAACAGAGAGGCACAGAGGAAAAGATTCGTTCTCCGTGCCTCTGTGCCCTCCGTGTCCTCTGTGTGAGAAACAGGAGAATCGGAATCGCGCGCGAAGGCCTACGTCGCGACGAGACGCGCGACCTCGGTGTCCCACCGCCATGGGGATTCACGGCCGTGGAGATGGACACCGCCGAGCCAGCGGTCGATCCCGTTCAGCCGCACGTGGTCCTCGCGCCCGTCCATCACCGCGCGGCCGGCGTCCGTCAGCGCCACGCGATGCGAGAGCACGGCATCTTCATCCCCCCCGGCCCCGTTCCCCTCCAGCCTCACCAGGGGTGACGGGCCGGCGGCCAGGTTCTGGAGATACCACCCGAACCAGCTGTCGCCGAGCCAGATCGGGTCCTCGCGCCGCGGGTGCGAGGCGAGGTAGGCATCGCGCACCGTCTCGGCGCCGGCGGCGATGGCCTCCAGCGCCTGCTGCTCGCTGCGCGACAGGCCGTTGCGGACGGAGGGGAACTGCTCCAGGTGCCGCTCCAGTGCCGCCGCCAGGAACGGCAGCGCCGACGAGTCCTCGTCCAGCAGCGCGACGATTGCCGTGGGATCGGGAGAGCGGAAGGCGGCCCAGGCGTCGCGCGCCAGCAGCATCTCCGCCTCCGTCACCTCGCTGCGCTCGGCGAACCGCTCCGCCAGCCGCGCCGGCGCCGAGTTCCCCAGGTACTCCGCCCCGCAGACGAGCGTCAGCCGCGTGGCGCCGAGCGCCTCTTCGCCCAGGAAATCCAGCACCTGCGCCAGCTGCAGCTGGTCGTACAGGTCGTGCTCGAACCAGAGCACCGTCTCGTCGTGCCCCCGATACCCGGCCAGCGCGCGGTCGCGCTCCTCGAATTGGCGCGCGATCTCTTCGTCCCAGTCGCCGTCGGCGATGAAGCGCGCGCGCACGGCGCTCAGCTCCGCCAGGGGGAGGCCGGCGGGCACCGGGCCGTCGTGCAGCACGTCGCGCCAGGGAAGGATCTCGCCCTCGATTCCCGCCGCGCGCATCTTGCCGGCCGCGGCGTCGCCGTTGGTCACGTGGAGCATCGCGTCTCCTTCCGCCGTCAGGTGCGCAGGGGCGTGTCGCCGGGCTCGGACCAGCCGGGGCGGCCGCGCAGCTCCGACGCCAGCGGGCTGTCGCGCCGCGCCACCATCACCACCGTCTGCCCGGCGCGGGTCACGTGCATCGCCTTGTGGTAGCCGCTGGCCTCGCGCGGCACGCCGCGGGCCGCCAGCGCCCGCAGCGCGTCATCGACCTCGGCCAGCGCGTCGCCGCTCCGGATCAGGATGTGCCAGGCCGTCTCCGCCATCGCCCCGCCTCGTGGTGGGTTCGCTGGAGAAGGTAGGCGATCGCGCTCCGGCGCGCATCGCCCCGCATTGCCGCCGAAGCCGCGTGGGCTACCGCCGGTGCATCTGCCGACGTAAATTGCGAGGCATCCACGGGCAAACATCCGGCTTATCGAACCCTGACGGGAGACGGCGACATGGACCGCATCACGCGCATCCTGCCGTACGCGGCGCTGGTGGCGGCGGCGGTGCTGGTGGTGGTGCTCGGCAAGCAGAAGGGCGACCTGATCACCCGCTACAACGACCTGCAGACGCGCTACGTGAAGGCGCTGCGCGAGCCGCTTCCCAACTCGTACATGCCGGCGTTCCAGACGGCCACGCTCGACGGGCAGCCGGTCACCGTCGGCCAGCTTCCGCAGGCGGGGCGGCAGGTGCTGCTGGTCTACACCACCACCTGCCCGTACTGCAAGGCGTCGCTCCCGGCGTGGAAGCGCATCGCCACCACCCTCGACACGATGACGTCGCCGCGCGCGCAGGTGTACGGCGTGTCGCTGGACTCCGTCGACGTCACCCGGCGCTACGCCGCGCGCAACGCGCTGCCGTATCCCACCATCCGCTTCCCCGAGGAGAAGCTCGTCTCCATGTACCGCGCGGGCGCCGTGCCACTGACGCTGGTGCTGGACGAGAACGGCCGCACCGTCTACAGCCGCCTGGGCGAGATCTCCACCCCCGCGGCCATCGACTCGGTGATCGCCGCGGTGAAGCAGAAGCCGCAGCCGGCGCGCCCGCGTCCCGCCGCCCCGCCCGCCCCGCCCGCCCCGAACACGTCGCCGGGGCGCTCGGCGAGCTGACAACGTCGGAGGGAGACGGAGGAACGGCGAAGGCCCGGGCAGCGCGCCCGGGCCTTCGTCGTCTTGCGGGGGATGGGGAGCTACTTCGTCGGCTGCTCCGCGAGACGCTTCCCGGCCGCCTCGGGCGACTTCGCCTTCTCGTCCGGCGCGCGGCCGGCCGAGCGGATGTTGATGATCTTGTTGAGCGTGTCGAACCAGAACGGCGCGCCCAGCGACAGCGCGAACGCCGTCAGCAGGATGCCGAGCAGCTTGGCCAGGATCGGCCAGAACTTCCAGCCTCCCGGCGAGGCCTCGTAGACGGGGAGCGGGGTGGCCGCGATGCGCGCGCTGTCGGCGTGCGTGGCCCTGCCGTTCAGCTTCGCGAACTCCGCGGCCACGATCGAGTTCCGCCGCGCCTTGGCCCGGTCGGCCGGCATCCGCCGCGCGAACCCGAGCTTCTCCGCGTCTTCCCATCCCCAGCCGAAGCCAAGCTGCGTGCGGCGGAGGATGGCGTTGGCCGAGTCGTACAGCGCCCGCGCATGGGCCAGGTCCGCCAGCGAGTCCGTCTGCGCACGCGTCTCCGGCGATGCGGGCGTGTTCTCGGTGCCGACCGCCTTGGCCGAGTCCGTGGAGTCGCCGGTGGCGGCCGGCGCGTTCGCGTCCGACGAGTCGGTGGTGGCGGATGAATCCGTCGCCGCGGTGGAGTCCGTCGTGGTCGAATCCGTCGTGGCGGCCTTCCCGCTGTCGCCCGGGACGGCCGCGTTGCCGCCTCCGCCGTTCGGCGCGCCCGCGTTGGAACTCGCCACGGTGGAGTCGGTCGTCGAGCCGTTCGCGCCGCGGCCGGGGACGAAATTCGCCAGGTCCTCCAGCGAGTTGGACGCCTGTGTGGCCACGCTCTCCCGCAGCTTGTCATCCGTCGACAGCCGGTTCCACATGTCGAGCGTGTCGGCGTTCAGCGCGAAGGCGGTGATGAGCCCCAACACGAACAGCACCTGCTGCGTGTGCCGCTTGTAGGCGCCGGAGACGCGGTCCATGGAGTTGTTGAACCACACCTCCACGCTGTCGTGCAGCTTCTGCAGATCCGTCCGCGTCGTGGCGACGGCGCTCTGCACCGCACGGCGGGCGCCCGCCGGCAGCGGAGCGGCGTCCACCACCTCGTCGACCTCGGTCGAGATCTGCTGCACCACGTCCGTCAGCGCATCGTCCTTCATCAGGTGCAGCAGGTCCCGCACGCTCTGCGGGGCGTCGCGCGCGGGGCCGGCCGCCGGGGCGCCGTCCGCCTCGGCGGCGGCCGCTTTCGCCGCCGGCTCGGGCGTGTTCTCGACCACGTCGAGCAGCGCCATGGCGAACGTCCGCGCGGGGATGTACGACGGCGCGCGCTCGGCACCCCGGCGATCGTGGCCATACAGGCACCGGATCAGGCGGTGGTTGAGGACCGCGTTCTTCAGGTTCGGATCCTGGGCGTCGTCGAGGAGCTTTTCGATGCCCGCGATCAGGATCTTGCCGCGGCGGTTGGTGAGCCCGGCGATGTACTCGTTGATGGCCGAGCAGATCAGGCTCAGCAACAGGTACACGAAGGCGAGCCCGAGGATGACGTCGAGGATTTCGAGACCGAACATGGGTTCCTGTGGGGGATCGGGTGGGATGGTGGCGGCCGAGGACGATTGCCGCCGGAATGACAAAGGAATGGAGGGACGGACTCCAGCGATTTTCCGGAACTATGTGCGGTTGGATCGGCTTCTCACACGCGCCGTCCGAGCAATTGTGGGACCGGAAACGGCAGCTATCGTGCTGGTCAATCCAAACGTTTACGCGAGAACGGCTTGCCTCGCCGGCTGCGTCGACGCTCGCGCAACTTGCGGGGCGGCTGGGACACGGAAGGGACCGGCGGCGCGGGGCAACGGTGCCGCGATCGTCCGTGCCCCATTTCAAATGGTCGCAAACGAGGCGGAAGATGCACGACCATGCCGCGCGTGACAGGTCGTGCTCGAAATCCCGTCGCCCGCGGGTTAGCTTGCGGTTCCGAGACCCCGCCGCCCGGCGGGGCCTCCGTTCATCGGGGGAAGGAGATCGGGAGAACCACGTGGCGGAGATGGACGAGCAGCTGCGGCGGGAGATCCTCGCGCGCACCGAGGCGCACGTGCGGCGCGAGATGAGCGGCGAGGGGACGGGGCACGACTGGTGGCATGTGCACCGCGTCCGCCGGACGGCGCTGCGGCTGGCGGAGGAGGAGGGCGCGGACCCATACGTGACGGAGTTGGCCGCGCTGCTGCACGATGTGGCCGACCACAAGTTCCACGGCGGCGACCACACCGCCGGCCCGCGCGCCGCCCGCGCCTGGCTCGAAGCCGCCGGCGCGGAGCCGGAGACCGTCGACCACGTCTGCGAGATCGTGGCCGGGCTGTCGTTCAAGGGCGCGGGCGTCCCGACGCCGATGCGCACGCCGGAGGGCCGCGTGGTGCAGGACGCCGATCGCCTGGACGCGCTCGGCGCGGTGGGGATCGCGCGGGCGTTCGCGTACGGCGGCAGCCGAGGGCGCCCGCTGCACGACCCCGACGCGGCGCCGGAGATGCACGACAGCTTCGAGGCCTACAAGTCCGGAGCGGGCGCGACGACGGCGCACTTCCACGAGAAGCTCCTCCTCCTCCGCGACCGGATGAACACCGCCGCCGCGCGCCGCGTGGCCGAGGGGCGGCACCGCTTCATGGAGGCGTTCCTGGCGCGCTTCCACGCCGAGTGGGAGGGAGAGGACGGGATGGAGACGGATGGCGGCGGAGACGGCTGACCTGGGTGGCGGCGCGTACGTGCTGCGCGGCGCCGTCAACAGCGGGCTGGTGGAGACGGAGAACGGGCTCCTGGCCGTCGACACGGGGCTGGACCGCGGCGCCGCCAACCGCGTCGCGCGCGCGGCGGAGGAGCTCGGCCGGCCCCTCGTCGCCATCCTCAACACCCACGCGCACGCCGACCACCACGGCGGCAACGCGCACCTCGTCCGCCGGCTCGGCATCCCCGTCCACGCGCCGGCGGTGGAGGAGGCGGTGATCCGCGAGCCGCGCTACGAGCCCGTGTACCTGTACGGCGGCGCCGCGCCCGTCTCCGCGCTCACCAGCAAGTTCCTGCAGGCCGAGCCCTCGCCCGTGGACCACGTGGTGCGCGCGGGCGAAACGGTGACGATCGACGGCCGCGCGCTGGAGATCGTGGACCTGGCGGGGCACAGCCTGGCGCAGGTGGGCGTCCGCGCGGGCGACGTGCTCTTCGTGGCGGACGGCTTCTTCGGGCGCGAGCCGCTGGAGAAGCACGGCGTCCCCTATCTCGTCGACGCGGGGCGGTGGATGGAGACGCTGCGCGCGCTGGGCGGGATGGACGCGGCGTGGATGGTCCCCGGCCACGGCGAGCCGCTCGACGACCCGCGGGAGACGCTGGCGCTGAACCTCGCCGTCCTCCAGCGCGCGTCCGACTGGCTGCGCGACCGCTTCCGCCGCGGTCCCGCGCGCACCGAGGACCTGCTCGTCGAGTTCGCCGGGGCGATGGGGATGCGCCTGGTCGACCCGCCCTCCTACGCGCTCAACCGCGCCGCCATGCTCGGCTTCCTCTCCACTCTCGAGCGCGAGGGCGCCGTGCGCGTGATGATCGACGGCGGCCGCTGGACGTGGCTCCCCGCCGAGGGGTGAAGCGGAGTCGACCAGGCCGCACGCCATCCCGCGTCCGCGCGTACGAGCGAAGCGAGCCCGTCCCTCCCCCAGTCTGTTTTGGGGGAGGGACAGACGCGAAGCGTCAGGGAGAGGGCCACGCGGCGGCGTCTGCGGCTGGATCGATGCGTTTGGTATGATCGAGAACGAAGCGGGGCCGGAAGAATCTCCGGCCCCGCTTCGTTTTTCCTCATCTCCCGATCACCCCAAGCCTACTGCACGCAGCGGCCGTTCGGGTCGGGCTTCGGGTGATCGACGACCGGGCGATGGTCGAGGTTGGCCACGTGCGTCGCCAGGTCGGCCACGTAGTTGGCCACCTGCGCCAGCCGCGCGTAGTCGATGTGCTGCGGCTCGTCGGTCACCTGGTGGTAGTCCGCGTGCCCGCCGGTGGTGAAGAAGATGATGGGTATGCCGTAGCGCGCGTACTCGTAGTGGTCGCTGCGGCAGTAGATGTTCTGCGGGTGCCCGTTGGCGTCCATCGCGTAGTCGAAGTTCAGCCCGTGGTTCCCCTGGCGGTTCACCGTCTCGGCCAGGTCGCCCAGCTCCGTCGACAGCCGCCGCGAGCCCACCAGCTGCACGTAGCCCGGCCCGCCGTGCAGCTTCGCGCCGTCCTTGCTGGAGCCGGTGACGTCGTCCGCGCCGCCGCGGCCGATCATGTCCATGTTCAGCTGCGCGACGATGGACTCGCGCGGCACCGTGGGATGGTCGGTGAAGTACTCCGAGCCGAGCAGCCCCGCCTCCTCGCCCACGTGCCACACGAACAGCAGCGAGCGCTTGGGATGCGGCCGCGAGGCGAAGTACTGGGCGATCTCCAGCAGCCCCATCGACCCCGAGCCGTCGTCGTCGGCGCCGTTGTAGATGGTGTCGCCGCGCGCGGACGTGCCGCCGGTGCGCTGGCGGATGGTGGCCAGGATGCCGTTCACCTGCGCCTGCTGCTCGGCCGTCAGCCGCGGGGCCGGATCGTCGGCGCCCTCGGTGCGGAAGAGGTGGTTGACGACGTAGATGGAGTCGTTCGCGACGGGGTCGCCGCCTTCGCCCACGTGGTCGTTGTGCGCGCCGAGCGCGACGTACTCGCGGCGCAGCGCGGGGTCGCTCCCCGGCAGCACCGCCACCACGTTGCGCGCGGAGATGGGCACCGGCCGCTCGATGAAGCGCGGCCCGCCCGTCACCGTGCCGCCCGTGGCACCCGGCTGCAGCGTCGCCGGGTCCGCGCCCAGCAGCGCCGCGGCCGCCCGCTTCGTCACGTACATGTACGCGGGAAGCTCGGGAGACTGGCCGCCCTGCATCACCTGCAGCGGCTGGCGGTAGATGGCCAGCGACGCGGGGGTGATGTCGTCGAGCCCGGCGATGGCGATCCCCGCGGCGCGGCGGTAGCGGCGGGTGATGGCGGGGCGGCTGACGGTCCCCGGCGGGTTGCCCACGAAGCCGGGGCCGAGGGCCACCACCACCAGCTTCCCGGCCACCGCGGCCGAGTCCACCATGTGCGCGGAATCGGCCATCATCCCCGCGTACACCACCTGCACCCCCTCCAGCGAGCGCGCGCCGGAGCCGTTGTCGCGCGGGAGATAGTCCACCCAGGCGCGCAGTCGCTGGCCACCGGCGTTGAGCGTGGCGGTGGTGTCCATCACCCGCTCGACGTAGGGGATGGCCTGGAAGAAGGTGCCGTTGTCGCCGGCCGGCTGCAGCCCGAAGCGCCGCAGCTCGCTGGCGATGTACTCCACCCCCTTCCGGTTCCCCTCCGAGGCGATCAGCCGCCCGCCCATGGAGTCGTCGGAGAAGGCGTACAGCCGCGTCATCAGGTCGGCGGGATTGATGGCGGCGGTGGTGGGCGTGGGCGCGTGCGTGCGCGGGCGGCCCAGCCCCGCCCACGGGTCCGGAGCCTGCGCGGCCAGGGGCGTCGCGGCCAGCGCCAGCAGCGGAAGGAGCCTCGAAAGCGTGCGTGTCATCGGGATTTCAGGGGGTGAGCGTGAATGGGCGGGCGAGCCGCGCGGGATCGGATTCTCCGGGTGAGCGCGCCAAGGTACCCGGTCGTCCGCAGAAAGGTGCACAGTCGTGCTGAGAAGTTAGCACTGTGGGACGAACTGCCGCCACCGCGTGACGAATCGCATCCACGCGCGGACGAATGGATGGATCGATGTGGGACAAACTGGAGGAATGGGGATGGAGATCGAGGAGATGGCGATTCCCGCATCTCCAGAAAAGGCTGACGCGGAGCCGCGGAGAGCTCACCCCGGCGATGAGTTCTCCGCGACTCCGCGTCTCCGCGTGAGGCCCTGTGGTTCAGGAGATCAGGACGCCGGCACGCCCGCCGGAGCGCGGTCCGTAAAGCCGACGCCGGCTAGCACGATGCCGAGCAGCGCGTGCAGCCACACGTCGTTCCCGCCGATGGGGATCAGCCCGAACGTCGTCGGCGCGATGAAGCCCAGGATCGCCAGCACGATGTAGATGGCGCCGCCGATCCGGCAGTACGTGTTGGCCGCCGACCAGGTGCGCGACGCCACGATCCCCCACACCCCGAACAGCAGGTGCACCACGTTGTGCAGCAGGTTCACCGGGAACAGCCCGAGCAGCTTCGGCGCGGTGGCCATGTCCGCCGCCATCGAGGTGCCGCCCGCGGAGATGAACCCGAGCAGCGCCACCAGGATGAACACCGCGCCGAATGCCAGCGCGACCGTCTGCGACAACGACTTCATGGAGCCTCCTCCGTGGGGGGTGGAACCACCGGAATCGGGGCGCCCGCGGCGGCGTGCCGCGGCGCCTGCGGCCCTGCCGTGTTCCCGCGCCACAACAGTGCGGACAACGGCCGGATCGCGCAAGAAATTTCCTCCGGCCGCACGGGCCGGAATCTTGCTCCCCCGCCCCGTCTGCACTGCCAGACACGAGGAGGAGAGCGATGGGACGGCATCCCTACGACCACGGACGCAGCCCCCACGAGCGTGACCGCCACGGCTACGGCCGGTACGGCTACCAGATGGACCCCGGCTGGGGCTGGGGCGACGACCGCGACCCCAACTTCCGCGGCGGCGAGTACCAGGGGAACCGCATGCGCGGCGACGGGCGGCACGTGGCGCCCTACGGCGAGCACCGCTTCTTCCGTCAGTACGACCTGGGAGGCTACGGCGGATTCGACGGGCGCTACGACCTGCCCGACGGGTGGTACGACGCGGAGGGATACTACCACGAGGCGTACGAGCAGCGTGGCGCGCCCATGCCGGGCCGCTTCGTGCCGCACCCGCCGCTCGAGGCGGGGCCGTCGCGGGGCGGCGTGCGCTACGACCGCGAGTACCTGCGCCAGTACAACGCGTACAGCCCGGGGCTGGAGCGCGGCGGCCCGGAGCGCTCGTGGGGCTTCAGCGACGGCCCCGACGCCCCGCCGATGCGCGGCCGCGACGCCCGCGACCGGCGGACGGAGGAGCGCCGCTACGCCGGCTACAGCGAGGGGGGATTCGCGGAGGGCAAGTACGCCGGCCCCGGCCAGCGCGGCTCCCTCCCTACCCAGAAGGGCGGCCGGTAGAAACGACAAGGCCCGCGGCACCCGCCGCGGGCCTCTTCATCACGAGGAAATCCTCAATCTATCATCGGATCGATGAATTACCTCACGGCTTTCAGGATCGAAAGCGCTGTCTTCGCACAACTAGCTAATCCGTGTACTCCGGCTGCTGAAAACACTGACCAATAGCCTCGGAGTCTTACCCATCGCGCTTTCCACGGGCGCTCCTCAGCCCATGCGTGCGCGTATTCCTCCTGCAGATCAGCGACCGTCGGCTCGAATATCTCATGATAGGTCTTCGCCGAATACAGAAACTCAGCGATTGCAAGCAGTCGGAAACCTGGAGGACGATGGATCTGTCCCGTCCGACGGTATCGCCCAAACACGCCAAGAGCCGCTGAAGCTCGGTTCAGGAGTTCAACGAGGCCCACCTTTAGAAGAATCCCAACCTTCGCCGCGAGTTCGAACTCTTTATCACTGATCAAAATCCCGCGACCCCACCACACTATGAATTCCTTAAGGAGAGTCCAGCGGTGAGCCGAGGCTTTCTTCAGGTTGCCCATGCGGCCTCCATGGCAAGGCGCCCGGCCTCCGAAGCATGAAGGGCTCGAGCGCCCAATCCCGTAATGCGATACAATCGCTTGGGAGGGCCATCGCCAATACCCAGTTCCTCCTGACGCGAGTCCACGAAACCTTTTTCACTCATCCGACCAAGGGTAACATACACTGTTCCCCGCTTGAGCCGCTCGGACGCGTTCACCAGCTCGAGCCCGTACATTTCGCCATTTGCGATCAGGAGGCGGAGGATCTCGGCTTCCTTCGCGGAGAGTCGTGGAATGTCCATGGCAATATCTTACACATTGTAAGACTGGTGCGCAAGCACCTCGTCCCATTTGTGTTCGAGAACGGTCACCCCACGGTGCGCACCATCGCGGGCGTCGAGGCCTCGACCTCCTCGCTGCGGAGGACGGTGGTCT harbors:
- a CDS encoding DUF445 domain-containing protein, with amino-acid sequence MNARVESPPDPRLSRPAAAPAQAAADAFALQPIKDEELKREQLAKMKFRATGLLVGATVVFILTRILETRWPWIGYVRATAEASMVGGLADWFAVTALFRYPMGIKIPHTAIIPNRKERIGRSLGNFVQNNFLSPAVISVRLKNAQIAHKAADWLSHPEHAELVGKHAAAAVTGVVQVLKDEEVQELIETSVIRRARATQVAPVVGRVLSLMTHGDRHQELLDAALKLVDRLVDENRDALRDRIRQELPWWVPTPIDEKIYQKIITGVEHTLDEVAQNPEHPLRHRYNEAMLEFIEKLRTSPEMIERGEHLKEELLEHPAVRGYSASLWGDLKASVLKHAADPGSEFRRRIAHTVTRFAESMRHDPEMMAKVDGWIESAVLYFVEQYRGEVAELISSTVAAWDPEDTTRKIELQIGKDLQFIRINGTLVGGLAGLVIYTLSQIFAHW
- a CDS encoding DUF1835 domain-containing protein, producing the protein MLHVTNGDAAAGKMRAAGIEGEILPWRDVLHDGPVPAGLPLAELSAVRARFIADGDWDEEIARQFEERDRALAGYRGHDETVLWFEHDLYDQLQLAQVLDFLGEEALGATRLTLVCGAEYLGNSAPARLAERFAERSEVTEAEMLLARDAWAAFRSPDPTAIVALLDEDSSALPFLAAALERHLEQFPSVRNGLSRSEQQALEAIAAGAETVRDAYLASHPRREDPIWLGDSWFGWYLQNLAAGPSPLVRLEGNGAGGDEDAVLSHRVALTDAGRAVMDGREDHVRLNGIDRWLGGVHLHGRESPWRWDTEVARLVAT
- a CDS encoding TlpA disulfide reductase family protein, producing the protein MDRITRILPYAALVAAAVLVVVLGKQKGDLITRYNDLQTRYVKALREPLPNSYMPAFQTATLDGQPVTVGQLPQAGRQVLLVYTTTCPYCKASLPAWKRIATTLDTMTSPRAQVYGVSLDSVDVTRRYAARNALPYPTIRFPEEKLVSMYRAGAVPLTLVLDENGRTVYSRLGEISTPAAIDSVIAAVKQKPQPARPRPAAPPAPPAPNTSPGRSAS
- a CDS encoding HD domain-containing protein; translated protein: MDEQLRREILARTEAHVRREMSGEGTGHDWWHVHRVRRTALRLAEEEGADPYVTELAALLHDVADHKFHGGDHTAGPRAARAWLEAAGAEPETVDHVCEIVAGLSFKGAGVPTPMRTPEGRVVQDADRLDALGAVGIARAFAYGGSRGRPLHDPDAAPEMHDSFEAYKSGAGATTAHFHEKLLLLRDRMNTAAARRVAEGRHRFMEAFLARFHAEWEGEDGMETDGGGDG
- a CDS encoding MBL fold metallo-hydrolase → MAAETADLGGGAYVLRGAVNSGLVETENGLLAVDTGLDRGAANRVARAAEELGRPLVAILNTHAHADHHGGNAHLVRRLGIPVHAPAVEEAVIREPRYEPVYLYGGAAPVSALTSKFLQAEPSPVDHVVRAGETVTIDGRALEIVDLAGHSLAQVGVRAGDVLFVADGFFGREPLEKHGVPYLVDAGRWMETLRALGGMDAAWMVPGHGEPLDDPRETLALNLAVLQRASDWLRDRFRRGPARTEDLLVEFAGAMGMRLVDPPSYALNRAAMLGFLSTLEREGAVRVMIDGGRWTWLPAEG
- a CDS encoding M28 family peptidase, with product MTRTLSRLLPLLALAATPLAAQAPDPWAGLGRPRTHAPTPTTAAINPADLMTRLYAFSDDSMGGRLIASEGNRKGVEYIASELRRFGLQPAGDNGTFFQAIPYVERVMDTTATLNAGGQRLRAWVDYLPRDNGSGARSLEGVQVVYAGMMADSAHMVDSAAVAGKLVVVALGPGFVGNPPGTVSRPAITRRYRRAAGIAIAGLDDITPASLAIYRQPLQVMQGGQSPELPAYMYVTKRAAAALLGADPATLQPGATGGTVTGGPRFIERPVPISARNVVAVLPGSDPALRREYVALGAHNDHVGEGGDPVANDSIYVVNHLFRTEGADDPAPRLTAEQQAQVNGILATIRQRTGGTSARGDTIYNGADDDGSGSMGLLEIAQYFASRPHPKRSLLFVWHVGEEAGLLGSEYFTDHPTVPRESIVAQLNMDMIGRGGADDVTGSSKDGAKLHGGPGYVQLVGSRRLSTELGDLAETVNRQGNHGLNFDYAMDANGHPQNIYCRSDHYEYARYGIPIIFFTTGGHADYHQVTDEPQHIDYARLAQVANYVADLATHVANLDHRPVVDHPKPDPNGRCVQ
- a CDS encoding DUF4383 domain-containing protein is translated as MKSLSQTVALAFGAVFILVALLGFISAGGTSMAADMATAPKLLGLFPVNLLHNVVHLLFGVWGIVASRTWSAANTYCRIGGAIYIVLAILGFIAPTTFGLIPIGGNDVWLHALLGIVLAGVGFTDRAPAGVPAS
- a CDS encoding helix-turn-helix transcriptional regulator is translated as MDIPRLSAKEAEILRLLIANGEMYGLELVNASERLKRGTVYVTLGRMSEKGFVDSRQEELGIGDGPPKRLYRITGLGARALHASEAGRLAMEAAWAT